A section of the Vibrio vulnificus CMCP6 genome encodes:
- a CDS encoding phosphoadenylyl-sulfate reductase, with product MLDSVASTLQLSELLSLTKAEQSIRLAEINVELEMLSAQERVAWALQNLEGAHAVSSSFGIQAAVMLHLVSKQQADIPVILTDTGYLFPETYQFIDELTKSLNLNLKVYRANESANWQEARYGKLWEQGIEGIEKYNKLNKVEPMRRALNELNVKTWFSGLRREQSQSRAGLPILSIQNGVFKFLPVVDWSNKDVHYYLKEHGLSYHPLWEQGYLSVGDTHTTQKWEPGMSEEETRFFGLKRECGLHEEDNEQDGSGI from the coding sequence ATGCTTGATTCTGTTGCTTCAACGCTGCAGCTATCAGAATTACTCTCGTTAACCAAGGCGGAGCAAAGTATCCGCCTTGCCGAAATCAACGTTGAGTTAGAGATGCTGTCAGCTCAAGAGAGGGTCGCTTGGGCTCTGCAAAATTTGGAAGGGGCACACGCTGTTTCGTCGAGTTTTGGGATTCAAGCGGCTGTCATGCTGCATTTGGTATCGAAGCAGCAAGCCGATATTCCCGTCATTTTGACCGATACGGGCTACCTATTTCCTGAAACGTATCAATTTATTGATGAGTTAACTAAATCTCTAAACCTAAACCTTAAAGTATACCGAGCGAATGAGAGTGCAAACTGGCAGGAAGCTCGATACGGTAAACTGTGGGAGCAAGGTATAGAAGGAATAGAAAAATACAACAAGCTTAATAAAGTCGAACCTATGCGTCGTGCACTGAATGAGCTTAATGTTAAAACCTGGTTTTCCGGATTACGCCGAGAGCAATCTCAGTCCCGAGCAGGCCTACCTATTCTGTCGATACAAAATGGAGTGTTTAAATTCTTGCCTGTAGTTGATTGGAGTAACAAAGACGTACACTACTATTTAAAAGAACATGGTCTTTCATATCATCCCCTTTGGGAGCAGGGCTATCTTTCTGTAGGAGATACGCATACAACTCAAAAATGGGAGCCAGGGATGAGTGAAGAAGAAACTCGTTTCTTTGGCTTGAAGCGTGAGTGTGGACTTCACGAAGAAGATAATGAACAAGATGGTTCTGGTATTTAA
- a CDS encoding FIST signal transduction protein, producing the protein MKIEQIVWQEGHWQGLSSSRQLDSINTLIIVFGRASDTSLEQLSAQMPYSQVIGCSTAGEIIDNTILEDAVVATIILFEKSTIHLASAHIEDGMRASFNIGVQLGQELSSHKDNLKHVFVLSDGLLINGGHLVEGFHSVLPKNIKVTGGLAGDGERFEQTTVISGNRSSSGLVVALGLYGEHLSVGYGSRGGWCPFGMERKVTRSTDNVLYELDDQDALSIYKTYLGDLAQELPASGLRFPLEISVPGQELKLVRTLLAIDEAQGSITFAGNVPKGVTAKLMRASSESLIEGARNAASLCHHDSSSPALAILISCVGRRLLLRQLAEDEVEAVSEELGENTRVCGFYSYGEIAPSSEEGSADLHNQTMTITVLSEI; encoded by the coding sequence ATGAAGATTGAGCAAATTGTATGGCAAGAAGGTCATTGGCAAGGTTTATCTTCCTCCAGGCAGTTAGATAGCATAAATACATTAATCATCGTGTTTGGACGAGCGAGTGATACATCGCTCGAGCAGTTAAGCGCTCAGATGCCCTACTCCCAAGTCATAGGTTGTAGCACAGCAGGAGAAATTATTGACAATACGATTCTTGAAGATGCTGTAGTTGCAACCATCATACTATTTGAAAAGTCGACAATTCATCTAGCGAGTGCACACATCGAAGACGGAATGAGAGCAAGTTTCAACATCGGAGTTCAGTTAGGTCAGGAGTTATCTTCTCACAAGGATAATTTAAAACACGTCTTTGTTCTGAGTGATGGTTTGCTCATTAATGGGGGGCATCTTGTTGAAGGCTTTCATTCTGTCTTGCCGAAAAACATTAAAGTGACTGGCGGGTTAGCGGGTGATGGTGAGCGGTTTGAGCAAACAACCGTGATTTCAGGAAACCGATCTAGCTCCGGGCTTGTGGTTGCGTTAGGGTTGTATGGTGAGCATTTGTCGGTAGGGTATGGTTCACGTGGCGGTTGGTGTCCTTTTGGCATGGAAAGAAAGGTAACACGTTCAACCGATAATGTTCTTTATGAGCTTGACGATCAGGATGCTTTGTCTATATACAAAACGTATTTAGGAGACTTAGCACAAGAACTGCCCGCTAGTGGTTTGCGATTTCCCCTAGAGATTAGTGTACCTGGTCAAGAGCTAAAGCTTGTGCGCACGTTACTCGCGATTGATGAGGCGCAAGGATCGATAACGTTTGCAGGCAACGTACCCAAAGGCGTCACTGCTAAATTGATGAGAGCCAGTTCAGAATCGCTTATTGAGGGGGCGCGTAATGCCGCGAGTTTGTGCCATCACGATAGTTCATCTCCTGCGTTGGCTATCTTAATCAGTTGTGTAGGAAGGCGCTTACTGTTGAGGCAGTTGGCTGAAGACGAGGTTGAGGCGGTGAGCGAAGAGTTAGGCGAAAATACTCGGGTATGCGGTTTTTACTCGTATGGTGAGATTGCCCCTAGTTCGGAGGAAGGAAGCGCAGATCTGCATAATCAAACCATGACCATTACTGTTCTGTCGGAAATATAG
- a CDS encoding sensor domain-containing diguanylate cyclase, giving the protein MHRLLQRQLRKVFPQGLPDDPKIQLLVELVESGYQSFSEQLTILERSLDISSDELNQRNQTLNSILDSLPDMSLWMDKDGIIRDVRIGHFDPPLLSHDTDTDCIFELPFIKASSEFQAFLENYQSRGGRSEDIAFQLDDHEYRVRANITAVGNHRWLLVLQDIYLRKKLEEMQYQRLQQSKRAEKQLQQLVNSAPIGILICDPRLNILMTNDFICQLFGMSEQDVLSHHPMDFISLRSRDLFQRYIQKTINEQDSQEIARADLLLMLPEKKDIPIEMAFSRLVFEGKPMIIMSITDISERKKLEAMLRNLAATDPLTGAFNRRSFMEQAEKSIRTCQRWNCPLSIMILDIDHFKQFNDSYGHAAGDLVLVELVKMADLSTREIDIIGRLGGEEFAVVLPGLGEKEAFEVAKRLRSVVENMQVNYEQQPLQMTISIGVATLQPSELNTPLEQLMKQADEGLYYAKAHGRNCVISPLLMNG; this is encoded by the coding sequence ATGCATCGCTTACTGCAGCGACAGCTCAGAAAAGTATTTCCGCAAGGTCTCCCCGATGACCCTAAAATTCAATTGTTGGTTGAGTTGGTGGAGTCTGGCTATCAGTCCTTCTCAGAGCAACTCACGATATTAGAGCGTTCACTAGACATTAGCAGTGATGAGCTCAATCAACGCAACCAAACCTTAAATTCGATTTTGGACTCATTGCCTGACATGAGTTTATGGATGGATAAAGATGGCATTATTCGAGATGTCAGAATTGGTCATTTTGACCCTCCACTACTTAGCCATGATACTGATACGGATTGCATTTTTGAGCTCCCTTTCATCAAAGCATCTAGCGAGTTTCAAGCTTTTCTTGAGAACTATCAGTCACGTGGTGGAAGAAGCGAAGACATCGCATTTCAGTTGGATGACCACGAATATAGAGTGAGGGCGAACATTACTGCTGTCGGGAATCATCGTTGGCTGCTTGTGTTACAAGACATCTACCTGCGTAAAAAGCTCGAAGAGATGCAATATCAGCGTTTACAACAATCGAAACGTGCTGAAAAACAACTACAGCAGCTCGTAAACTCTGCTCCTATTGGTATTTTGATTTGCGATCCTCGATTGAATATTTTGATGACGAATGATTTTATTTGTCAGCTATTTGGTATGTCTGAACAAGATGTGTTGTCCCACCATCCTATGGATTTTATCTCTTTGCGCAGCCGGGATTTATTCCAGCGTTATATTCAAAAAACCATTAACGAACAAGATAGTCAGGAAATTGCTCGTGCGGATTTGTTACTCATGCTGCCGGAAAAGAAAGATATTCCGATTGAGATGGCCTTCAGCCGCTTAGTTTTTGAAGGCAAACCAATGATCATCATGTCGATCACCGATATCAGTGAACGTAAAAAGCTTGAAGCCATGTTGCGTAATCTGGCGGCGACCGATCCGCTTACAGGTGCATTTAATCGCCGTAGTTTTATGGAGCAAGCCGAAAAATCAATCAGAACGTGTCAACGTTGGAACTGTCCACTGTCAATCATGATCCTAGATATCGATCACTTTAAACAATTCAACGATAGCTATGGTCATGCCGCTGGTGACTTGGTCCTTGTTGAACTTGTTAAGATGGCTGATTTATCAACACGAGAAATAGATATTATCGGTCGTCTAGGAGGAGAAGAGTTCGCCGTTGTGCTACCGGGATTAGGTGAAAAGGAAGCATTTGAAGTGGCGAAGCGATTACGAAGCGTTGTGGAAAACATGCAAGTCAATTATGAACAGCAACCGTTACAAATGACTATTAGCATTGGCGTGGCAACATTGCAGCCGTCGGAGCTTAACACACCTCTCGAACAATTGATGAAACAGGCTGATGAAGGCCTCTATTACGCAAAAGCGCATGGTCGAAACTGTGTTATCTCACCACTGTTAATGAATGGCTGA
- a CDS encoding cation:proton antiporter, with the protein MSVYYTLCFLSAAAMLIAFVNSKIGKMQTTIAITAGSMVLSLLILIAGQNNWFHLTEIATQTMSSIDFEDFLLKGILGFLLFAGGLGIKLPNLKDQKWEITVLALGATLFSTFFIGFALYGICQLIGIQFDLIYCLLFGALISPTDPIAVLAIVKKLKAPRRISTQIEGESLFNDGFGLVIFVTLFTIAFGHETPTVGSVTMLFIQEAIGGILYGFALGLLFHYLICATDDHSMELLLTIGIPTAGYAFAEVLHVSGPLAMVVSGIMIGNWTRFIGFSKESEDHLDHFWELVDEFLNGVLFLLIGMSMLLFKFHQEDWILMAIAIPLVLIARYLSVFLSYIGFKRFRQYNPWSIKILTWGGLRGGLALAMALSIPSGIWVISDKLIDVKEIILVMTYAVVVFSILVQGSTITPMIEKAKKSEAEFEAKQSSVTVPEGKTESITS; encoded by the coding sequence ATGTCGGTCTACTATACTCTCTGCTTTCTATCCGCTGCAGCAATGTTGATTGCTTTTGTAAACAGCAAGATAGGCAAAATGCAGACTACCATCGCGATTACCGCAGGTTCAATGGTGCTCTCATTACTTATTTTAATTGCTGGTCAGAACAACTGGTTCCACTTAACTGAAATCGCCACACAAACCATGTCGAGCATCGACTTTGAAGATTTCCTCCTCAAAGGTATTTTGGGCTTCTTATTGTTTGCCGGTGGTTTAGGTATCAAACTACCCAACCTTAAAGACCAAAAATGGGAAATTACCGTGTTGGCGCTAGGTGCGACACTTTTCTCTACTTTCTTTATTGGTTTTGCTCTGTATGGCATTTGCCAGCTCATTGGTATTCAGTTTGATCTGATTTACTGCCTGCTTTTCGGTGCACTCATTTCACCGACCGACCCGATCGCCGTTTTGGCTATCGTGAAAAAACTCAAGGCACCTCGTAGAATCTCAACGCAAATTGAAGGGGAATCACTCTTCAATGATGGTTTTGGCCTTGTGATTTTTGTGACCTTGTTTACCATCGCATTTGGCCACGAAACACCCACGGTAGGTAGCGTTACCATGTTGTTTATCCAGGAAGCCATCGGCGGTATTTTGTATGGTTTCGCATTGGGGTTACTCTTCCATTATCTTATCTGTGCCACTGATGACCACTCAATGGAGCTACTACTCACCATTGGCATCCCAACGGCAGGTTATGCTTTTGCAGAAGTGCTCCATGTTTCTGGTCCATTAGCAATGGTGGTCTCTGGCATTATGATTGGTAACTGGACACGATTCATCGGCTTCTCTAAAGAGAGTGAAGATCATCTCGATCATTTCTGGGAACTGGTGGATGAGTTTCTTAACGGTGTGCTTTTCCTTCTGATTGGTATGTCGATGTTGCTGTTTAAATTCCATCAAGAGGACTGGATTTTGATGGCCATCGCTATTCCACTGGTCTTAATCGCTCGTTACCTCAGCGTATTTTTGTCCTATATCGGCTTTAAACGCTTCCGCCAATACAATCCATGGTCAATTAAAATCCTCACTTGGGGCGGGTTGCGCGGTGGCTTGGCCTTAGCGATGGCACTCTCAATTCCATCGGGTATCTGGGTTATTTCAGATAAACTCATCGACGTGAAAGAGATTATTCTGGTGATGACCTACGCGGTGGTGGTTTTTTCAATATTGGTTCAGGGTTCAACCATCACTCCAATGATCGAGAAAGCCAAAAAATCAGAAGCTGAATTCGAAGCGAAGCAAAGTTCGGTGACTGTTCCTGAGGGCAAGACAGAATCCATTACATCATAA
- the metH gene encoding methionine synthase — MGSQIRAQIEAQLKQRILLIDGGMGTMIQGYKLQEQDYRGERFADWHSDLKGNNDLLVLTQPQLIKEIHHAYLEAGADILETNTFNATTIAMADYDMESLSEEINFAAARLAREAADEWTAQNPAKPRYVAGVLGPTNRTCSISPDVNDPGYRNVSFDELVEAYSESTRALIRGGSDLILIETIFDTLNAKACAFAVDSVFEELGFALPVMISGTITDASGRTLSGQTTEAFYNSLRHVRPISFGLNCALGPDELRPYVEELSRISETFVSTHPNAGLPNAFGEYDLSPEEMAEHVKEWAQSGFLNLIGGCCGTTPEHIRHMAMAVEGVSPRVLPEIPVACRLSGLEPLTIAKDTLFVNVGERTNVTGSARFKRLIKEELYDEALDVAREQVENGAQIIDINMDEGMLDAEACMVRFLNLCASEPEISKVPIMVDSSKWEVIEAGLKCIQGKGIVNSISLKEGKEKFVEQAKLIRRYGAAVIVMAFDEVGQADTRERKLEICTKAYRILVDEVGFPPEDVIFDPNIFAVATGIDEHNNYAVDFIEAVADIKRDLPHAMISGGVSNVSFSFRGNNYVREAIHAVFLYHCFKNGMDMGIVNAGQLEIYDNVPEKLREAVEDVVLNRRDDATERLLEIAEEYRENAVGKQEDASALEWRTWSVEKRLEHALVKGITEFIVEDTEEARLNASKPLEVIEGPLMDGMNVVGDLFGEGKMFLPQVVKSARVMKQAVAHLEPFINASKQAGSSNGKILLATVKGDVHDIGKNIVGVVLQCNNYEIIDLGVMVPCEQILKVAKEQQVDIIGLSGLITPSLDEMVHVAKEMERLGFDLPLLIGGATTSKAHTAVKIEQNYSHPVVYVNNASRAVGVCTSLLSDELRPAFVERLQADYELVRDQHNRKKPRTKPVTLEAARANKVAIDWQSYTPPAPSQPGVHVFDDFDVATLRQYIDWTPFFLTWSLVGKYPTIFEHEEVGEEAKRLFGDANEWLDRIEQEGLLKARGMCGLFPAASVGDDIEVYTDESRTHVAKVLHNLRQQTEKPKGANYCLSDYVAPKESGKKDWIGAFAVTGGVNERELADQFKAQGDDYNAIMIQAVADRLAEAFAEYLHERVRKEIWGYAADENLSNEELIREKYQGIRPAPGYPACPEHTEKGPLWELLNVEETIGMSLTSSYAMWPGASVSGWYFSHPDSRYFAIAQIQQDQVESYAERKGWDLLEAEKWLGPNING; from the coding sequence GTGGGAAGTCAAATCAGAGCGCAGATTGAAGCGCAACTAAAACAGAGAATCTTGTTGATTGATGGTGGTATGGGCACCATGATCCAGGGCTATAAGTTGCAGGAGCAAGATTATCGTGGTGAGCGTTTTGCTGATTGGCATAGCGATTTAAAAGGCAATAACGACTTACTGGTGCTAACTCAGCCACAGTTGATTAAAGAAATTCATCATGCCTATCTAGAAGCGGGTGCCGATATTCTTGAAACCAACACCTTTAACGCCACCACCATCGCGATGGCCGACTACGATATGGAAAGTCTGAGCGAAGAGATTAACTTTGCTGCCGCGAGGTTAGCACGTGAAGCTGCGGATGAGTGGACAGCCCAAAATCCTGCGAAACCGCGCTATGTGGCGGGGGTGCTTGGCCCAACCAACCGTACTTGTTCCATTTCGCCAGATGTAAACGATCCGGGTTATCGCAACGTCAGCTTTGATGAGCTGGTAGAGGCGTATTCTGAATCGACTCGTGCACTGATCCGCGGTGGTTCTGATCTCATCCTCATCGAAACTATTTTTGATACCTTGAACGCGAAAGCGTGTGCTTTTGCAGTGGATTCGGTGTTTGAAGAATTAGGCTTCGCACTCCCTGTCATGATTTCGGGCACCATCACCGACGCCTCAGGTCGAACGCTTTCCGGTCAGACGACGGAAGCTTTTTACAACTCTCTTCGTCACGTACGTCCGATCTCTTTCGGCTTAAACTGTGCACTTGGGCCCGATGAACTGCGCCCTTATGTTGAAGAGCTTTCTCGAATTTCTGAAACGTTTGTTTCTACTCACCCGAACGCGGGTTTGCCGAATGCCTTTGGTGAGTACGATCTCTCTCCAGAAGAGATGGCGGAACACGTCAAAGAGTGGGCGCAAAGTGGTTTTCTCAACCTGATTGGTGGTTGTTGTGGCACCACGCCAGAACATATTCGCCATATGGCAATGGCGGTGGAAGGGGTGAGTCCTCGCGTGTTGCCTGAGATTCCAGTTGCCTGTCGCTTATCGGGCTTAGAACCGCTGACTATTGCCAAAGATACCCTTTTTGTCAACGTGGGTGAGCGTACTAACGTTACTGGTTCTGCACGCTTTAAACGCTTGATCAAAGAAGAGCTGTATGATGAAGCGTTGGACGTTGCGCGTGAGCAAGTTGAAAACGGTGCGCAAATCATCGACATCAACATGGATGAAGGGATGCTCGATGCAGAAGCGTGCATGGTGCGTTTCCTTAACCTATGTGCATCTGAACCAGAAATCTCCAAAGTGCCGATCATGGTCGACTCCTCTAAATGGGAAGTGATCGAGGCTGGCCTGAAGTGCATTCAAGGCAAGGGCATCGTGAACTCTATTTCTCTCAAAGAGGGGAAAGAGAAGTTTGTCGAACAGGCGAAACTGATTCGTCGTTATGGCGCTGCGGTGATCGTGATGGCATTTGATGAAGTCGGCCAAGCGGATACGCGTGAACGCAAACTGGAGATTTGTACCAAAGCCTATCGTATTTTGGTCGATGAAGTCGGTTTCCCACCGGAAGATGTCATCTTCGACCCCAACATTTTCGCTGTTGCAACGGGCATTGATGAACACAACAACTACGCGGTCGACTTTATTGAAGCGGTGGCGGACATCAAACGCGATCTTCCGCATGCAATGATTTCTGGCGGGGTATCGAACGTTTCCTTCTCATTCCGTGGTAACAATTACGTCCGTGAAGCGATACACGCTGTGTTCCTTTACCACTGTTTTAAGAACGGGATGGACATGGGCATCGTGAATGCTGGCCAGCTCGAAATTTATGACAACGTGCCTGAAAAGTTACGTGAAGCGGTCGAAGATGTCGTACTAAACCGCCGCGACGATGCCACTGAGCGTTTGTTGGAGATTGCCGAAGAGTACCGTGAAAATGCCGTGGGCAAGCAAGAAGATGCGTCGGCGCTAGAGTGGCGTACTTGGTCTGTCGAGAAACGTCTTGAGCATGCTTTGGTTAAGGGAATCACCGAATTCATCGTCGAAGACACCGAAGAAGCGCGCTTAAATGCCAGCAAACCACTGGAAGTGATTGAAGGTCCTCTGATGGACGGCATGAACGTGGTGGGCGATCTGTTTGGTGAGGGCAAAATGTTCTTACCACAAGTGGTGAAATCCGCACGCGTCATGAAGCAGGCGGTGGCTCACTTGGAACCCTTCATCAATGCGTCAAAACAAGCGGGTTCTTCGAACGGCAAGATCCTATTGGCGACGGTGAAAGGGGATGTACACGACATCGGCAAAAACATTGTTGGCGTGGTGCTGCAATGTAATAACTACGAGATCATTGATCTCGGTGTGATGGTGCCGTGTGAACAGATTTTGAAAGTCGCGAAAGAGCAGCAAGTCGACATCATTGGCCTGTCTGGTTTGATTACCCCATCACTCGATGAAATGGTGCACGTAGCCAAAGAGATGGAGCGTCTTGGTTTTGATTTGCCATTGTTGATTGGCGGCGCGACCACATCAAAAGCGCACACTGCGGTGAAGATTGAACAAAACTACTCACATCCTGTTGTGTACGTAAATAACGCCTCTCGCGCAGTTGGTGTTTGTACCTCGTTACTCTCTGATGAGCTGCGTCCTGCGTTTGTTGAACGCTTACAGGCTGATTATGAGTTGGTTCGCGATCAGCATAATCGCAAGAAGCCGCGTACTAAGCCGGTGACGTTAGAAGCGGCACGTGCGAACAAGGTGGCAATTGATTGGCAAAGCTACACGCCTCCTGCACCGAGTCAGCCTGGTGTACACGTGTTTGATGACTTTGACGTGGCGACGTTACGCCAATACATAGACTGGACACCATTCTTCCTCACCTGGTCATTGGTGGGCAAATACCCAACGATTTTTGAGCATGAAGAGGTGGGTGAAGAGGCGAAGCGTCTATTTGGAGATGCCAATGAGTGGCTAGATCGTATCGAACAAGAAGGGTTACTCAAGGCACGTGGTATGTGTGGCCTGTTTCCTGCGGCAAGTGTTGGTGATGACATAGAAGTCTATACCGATGAGTCTCGCACTCACGTGGCGAAAGTGTTGCACAATCTTCGTCAACAGACGGAGAAACCCAAAGGGGCGAACTACTGTTTGTCAGATTACGTTGCGCCAAAAGAGAGTGGTAAAAAAGATTGGATCGGCGCTTTTGCTGTGACTGGTGGGGTGAACGAGCGTGAGCTCGCAGATCAGTTCAAAGCACAGGGTGATGACTACAACGCCATCATGATTCAAGCGGTTGCCGATCGTCTAGCGGAAGCTTTTGCAGAGTATCTGCATGAACGTGTCCGTAAAGAAATTTGGGGCTATGCTGCCGATGAAAACCTTTCAAACGAAGAACTGATCCGCGAGAAATACCAAGGGATCCGTCCTGCACCGGGTTACCCTGCCTGTCCAGAGCACACCGAGAAAGGGCCGTTATGGGAACTGCTTAACGTAGAAGAGACCATTGGCATGTCACTCACCAGCAGTTACGCGATGTGGCCGGGAGCTTCGGTATCAGGATGGTATTTCTCTCATCCCGATTCTCGTTATTTTGCCATCGCACAAATTCAGCAAGACCAAGTGGAAAGCTACGCTGAGCGTAAAGGTTGGGATCTCTTGGAAGCCGAAAAATGGCTTGGTCCTAATATTAATGGCTGA
- the lysC gene encoding lysine-sensitive aspartokinase 3: MSALNVAKFGGTSVANFEAMSRCSAIIENNPETRLVVSSACSGVTNLLVELANGVQSQERRAELLAQLAEIHDAILNQLEDATEAAAEVYAILDTITSLAEAASIQASNKLTDHLVACGELMSTHILAQLMRERGVNAVRFDIREVLRTDDNFGRAEPDVAKIAELAQEKLLPLCRDYVVVTQGFIGSDEEGNTTTLGRGGSDYSAALIAEGVKASGLEIWTDVPGIYTTDPRIAAKAAPIPEISFAEASEMANFGAKILHPSTLVPALRHDIPVFVGSSKEPEKGGTWIRHEAQSSPLFRALALRCNQTMVTLRSAKMFHAYGFLAKVFEILAKHKISVDLITTSEISVSLTLDKTDTSGGAPELPQAAREELEELCTVEVEHNLCLVALIGNHMETKGYAKEVFSTLGDFNLRMICYGASDHNLCFLVDAHDSKSVIQKLHQDLFER; this comes from the coding sequence GTGAGCGCATTGAATGTAGCGAAATTTGGTGGAACAAGTGTTGCAAACTTTGAGGCAATGAGTCGTTGCTCGGCCATTATTGAAAACAATCCAGAGACACGCTTAGTGGTAAGCAGTGCATGCTCTGGCGTCACTAACCTATTGGTAGAGTTGGCCAATGGTGTTCAATCACAGGAAAGACGCGCTGAACTTCTAGCCCAATTGGCTGAAATTCATGACGCGATTCTCAATCAATTGGAAGATGCAACAGAAGCGGCGGCGGAAGTGTATGCCATTCTAGATACCATCACTAGCCTTGCTGAAGCCGCATCGATTCAAGCCAGCAATAAACTCACCGACCACTTGGTCGCGTGTGGTGAGTTGATGTCGACTCATATTCTGGCCCAGTTGATGCGTGAGCGTGGAGTCAACGCGGTGCGATTTGATATTCGAGAAGTCCTACGCACAGATGACAACTTTGGCCGCGCAGAACCTGACGTGGCAAAGATTGCAGAGCTGGCGCAAGAGAAGCTTTTACCACTTTGCCGCGATTACGTGGTAGTGACTCAAGGCTTCATCGGCTCGGATGAGGAAGGTAATACCACCACCTTAGGCCGTGGTGGCAGTGATTACAGTGCGGCTTTGATTGCCGAAGGCGTTAAAGCAAGTGGCCTAGAGATTTGGACCGATGTTCCAGGGATCTACACCACTGATCCTCGCATTGCGGCGAAAGCAGCGCCAATTCCAGAAATCAGCTTTGCAGAAGCGTCTGAAATGGCTAACTTTGGTGCCAAAATTCTGCACCCATCAACGCTCGTTCCAGCCCTTCGTCACGACATTCCAGTTTTTGTCGGATCGTCAAAAGAGCCAGAAAAAGGCGGTACTTGGATTCGCCACGAAGCACAAAGCTCGCCGCTTTTCCGTGCACTGGCACTGCGTTGCAATCAGACTATGGTCACCTTACGCAGTGCGAAAATGTTCCATGCGTACGGCTTCTTAGCCAAAGTATTTGAAATTCTCGCAAAACATAAAATCTCCGTGGATTTGATCACAACCTCAGAGATCAGCGTTTCCCTCACTCTAGACAAAACGGACACTTCTGGTGGTGCACCTGAACTGCCACAGGCCGCGCGAGAGGAGCTTGAAGAGCTATGCACTGTTGAAGTCGAGCACAACCTTTGTCTGGTGGCCTTGATCGGCAATCATATGGAGACAAAGGGTTACGCTAAAGAAGTCTTCAGCACCTTAGGGGATTTCAATTTGCGTATGATCTGTTACGGGGCAAGTGATCACAACCTTTGCTTCTTAGTCGATGCACACGACTCTAAGAGCGTGATCCAAAAACTGCATCAAGATCTTTTTGAACGCTAA
- a CDS encoding pyridoxal-phosphate-dependent aminotransferase family protein, whose protein sequence is MSIQSFIPPRRILMGPGPSDISPQVLQALSRPTVGHLDPLFIQMMDELKQLLKYAFQTKNDFTIAVSAPGSAGMEACFVNLIEPGDKVIVCRNGVFGERMRENVIRAGGEAILVDDEWGTPVSIEKVEQALTQHPDTKILAFVHAETSTGARSDAETLGKLAKQYGVLTIVDTVTSLGGIPLKVDEWQLDAVYSGSQKCLSCVPGLAPVTFSSAAIEKIQSRKIPVQSWFLDQSLVLGYWSGEGKRSYHHTAPVNSLYSLHEALLMLKNEGLENAWARHEKMHNKLKVGLEKLGFQFVVDEAYRLPQLNAIYVPEGIDEAKVRSHLLETYNLEIGAGLGALAGKAWRIGLMGYGAREENVALCLRALEESLTQ, encoded by the coding sequence ATGTCAATTCAAAGCTTTATTCCACCACGCCGTATTTTAATGGGGCCAGGACCGTCTGATATTTCCCCGCAAGTATTACAAGCACTTAGCCGCCCAACCGTGGGGCACTTGGACCCGCTGTTTATTCAGATGATGGATGAGCTCAAACAATTGCTTAAATACGCCTTTCAAACTAAGAATGACTTTACCATTGCGGTCTCTGCGCCAGGCAGTGCGGGAATGGAAGCGTGCTTTGTGAACCTGATTGAACCGGGAGATAAAGTCATCGTCTGCCGCAATGGCGTGTTTGGTGAGCGCATGCGTGAAAATGTCATTCGCGCTGGTGGTGAGGCGATATTAGTGGATGATGAGTGGGGAACACCAGTCTCGATTGAGAAGGTCGAGCAGGCCTTAACGCAACATCCGGATACCAAAATTCTGGCTTTTGTTCATGCAGAAACATCGACAGGCGCAAGAAGTGATGCGGAGACACTGGGGAAATTAGCAAAACAATATGGAGTGCTGACGATCGTTGATACGGTCACTTCGCTGGGAGGCATTCCGCTTAAAGTCGATGAATGGCAACTTGATGCTGTGTATTCCGGTAGTCAAAAATGTCTCTCTTGTGTCCCGGGTCTTGCTCCTGTGACGTTTTCTTCTGCCGCCATTGAGAAAATTCAGTCACGTAAAATACCCGTGCAAAGCTGGTTCTTAGACCAAAGCTTAGTGTTAGGGTATTGGAGTGGGGAAGGAAAACGCAGTTATCATCATACCGCACCCGTCAACAGTTTGTATTCACTGCACGAAGCGTTGTTGATGCTGAAAAATGAAGGCCTGGAGAACGCTTGGGCGCGGCACGAAAAGATGCACAACAAGCTGAAAGTGGGTCTCGAAAAATTGGGGTTCCAATTTGTGGTCGATGAAGCGTACCGTTTGCCTCAACTCAACGCGATCTATGTGCCGGAAGGTATCGATGAAGCGAAAGTGCGTAGCCATTTGCTTGAAACCTATAACTTGGAAATTGGCGCCGGTCTAGGAGCGTTAGCTGGTAAAGCGTGGCGTATAGGCTTGATGGGTTACGGTGCGAGAGAGGAAAATGTCGCGTTATGTTTAAGAGCGCTTGAAGAGTCGCTCACTCAATAA